The following coding sequences lie in one Apium graveolens cultivar Ventura chromosome 3, ASM990537v1, whole genome shotgun sequence genomic window:
- the LOC141713129 gene encoding uncharacterized protein LOC141713129 — protein MINKLRGKNVREKEEGETKTDIKSSSTITSSSRQWAGFKNPRIIRVPRSFGGKDRHSKVFTVRGLRDRRIRLSVPSAVQLYDLQDRLGLNQPSKVVDWLLDITKDDIDKLPPLQMPPGDFTQFYQQTLAPHLEPNTPQSSLSPFFSKNPEITRDGGIHLCSKGLKIGDHDEDCDHVAAASLDADLGATHKEIEREIFVDNKGNVITNTQENGSGISGSYIPQLSAQNFLPLVNQFSFPSLAVASNNTMACNWPPPNLSLFGCQEFPSQVQSHSSTHSPSLPPLAHPTQSQFVLYPHATALSTFSHRYPSLIENDPRNVNQFQFLSSASQNVVPNSAVSPFRFTNPL, from the coding sequence ATGTGCGAGAAAAGGAAGAAGGTGAGACCAAAACTGACATCAAATCATCGAGCACTATTACATCAAGTTCAAGACAGTGGGCAGGATTTAAAAATCCAAGAATCATACGCGTTCCTCGTTCTTTTGGAGGGAAAGATAGGCATAGCAAAGTTTTCACTGTAAGGGGACTAAGAGATAGAAGGATTAGGCTTTCAGTACCTTCCGCAGTTCAGCTGTATGATCTCCAAGATAGGCTTGGACTCAATCAACCTAGCAAAGTTGTAGATTGGCTTCTTGATATCACTAAAGATGATATTGATAAGCTTCCACCACTTCAAATGCCACCAGGAGATTTCACTCAATTCTATCAGCAAACCCTAGCTCCTCATCTGGAACCGAATACCCCTCAATCTTCTCTTTCTCCCTTCTTCAGTAAGAATCCGGAAATTACAAGAGATGGGGGAATCCACCTATGTAGCAAAGGACTTAAAATCGGTGACCATGATGAGGATTGCGATCATGTGGCTGCAGCTAGTTTGGATGCAGATTTAGGAGCAACGCACAAGGAGATtgaaagagagatttttgttgATAACAAGGGGAATGTTATAACAAATACTCAAGAAAATGGAAGCGGTATTAGTGGAAGCTACATCCCACAACTTTCAGCTCAAAATTTTCTGCCATTAGTCAATCAATTTTCCTTTCCAAGCCTCGCAGTAGCAAGTAATAACACCATGGCATGTAATTGGCCACCTCCAAATCTATCTCTATTTGGATGCCAAGAGTTTCCTTCACAAGTTCAAAGCCACAGCTCAACCCATTCACCTTCATTACCTCCTTTGGCTCATCCAACTCAATCTCAATTTGTTTTATATCCACATGCCACAGCACTATCGACATTTTCCCATCGATATCCTTCTTTAATTGAAAATGATCCAAGAAATGTTAACCAGTTCCAGTTTCTAAGCTCAGCTTCACAGAATGTTGTACCAAATTCCGCTGTGTCACCTTTTCGTTTCACTAATCCTTTGTAA